A stretch of Paraburkholderia phenazinium DNA encodes these proteins:
- a CDS encoding FAD binding domain-containing protein, with the protein MKPAPFDYLRAMTTQDALDALAETGEDARVLAGGQSLMAVLNMRLAQPRLLIDISRTEELNTVRVDNEAGYLVVGAAATQGSVEWREWLVNETPLLMMAFPYISHFQIRNRGTVCGSIAHADPSAELPLVLTALGGEVVLRSKKKKRVLAAADFFQGMLMTARAPDELVEAVRFPLKKTGERYGFTEFSARHGDFAMVACAAVVTPDSISLAVGGVADRPVVERWPYLKGDDLRGALNDLSWKLGAQDDAHISAKYRRHLVRQLGWRVIEEAK; encoded by the coding sequence ATGAAACCGGCGCCATTCGATTATCTGCGCGCCATGACGACGCAGGATGCGCTCGATGCGCTGGCCGAGACCGGCGAGGACGCGCGCGTCCTCGCAGGCGGCCAGTCGCTGATGGCCGTGCTCAACATGCGGCTCGCGCAACCGCGTCTCCTGATCGACATTTCGCGCACCGAGGAACTGAACACGGTACGCGTCGACAACGAGGCGGGCTATCTGGTGGTGGGGGCGGCGGCGACACAGGGCAGCGTCGAGTGGCGCGAGTGGCTGGTGAACGAAACGCCCTTGCTGATGATGGCCTTCCCGTATATCTCGCATTTTCAGATTCGCAACCGCGGCACGGTCTGCGGCTCGATTGCGCACGCCGATCCGAGCGCGGAATTGCCGCTGGTGCTCACTGCGCTGGGTGGCGAGGTGGTGCTGCGCTCGAAGAAGAAAAAGCGCGTGCTGGCCGCCGCGGATTTCTTTCAGGGCATGTTGATGACGGCACGCGCGCCGGACGAACTGGTTGAAGCGGTCCGCTTCCCGCTTAAAAAAACGGGCGAACGCTATGGCTTTACGGAGTTCTCGGCACGGCACGGTGACTTCGCCATGGTGGCCTGCGCAGCAGTCGTGACGCCTGACTCCATCAGCCTCGCGGTGGGCGGCGTGGCGGACCGGCCGGTCGTCGAACGCTGGCCGTATCTGAAGGGCGATGATCTGCGCGGCGCATTGAACGATTTGAGCTGGAAGCTGGGCGCGCAGGACGACGCGCATATCAGCGCGAAATACCGGCGGCATCTGGTCCGGCAACTCGGATGGCGCGTGATCGAGGAGGCGAAGTGA
- a CDS encoding UbiD family decarboxylase, with product MNTRDAVTNGTSSLPWAPQSGVLTLRDWLAHLARTDRLATIDKPVALEHELAAIAKRLDGEQAAFFTKPAGHDIPVVSGFMSKRAWIAEAMGVAESQLLTRFREAAGQPIASQVLPRDAAPCQQVVLTKDIDLRALLPIPTHSEHDNGPYITAGLVIARNPRTGVQNVSINRIQVHGPDRMAILLLPRHLYAFQKAAEEAGDALDVAVAIGVDPLTMLASQAITPIDHDELEIAGALHGMPLPVVQCVTNGVRVPAFAEIVIEGRILPNVREPEGPFGEFPKYYSAREAREVIEVTALTHREKPIFHTIVPAEMEHLLLGAIPREATLLAHLQRSHPGVKDVHLSVGGVCRYHLWIQFDKKREGEAKNVILCAFGAHYDIKQVVVVDTDVDLHDPAEIEWAVATRFQADRDLVVIEGAQGSPLDPSTTVGQPEDAPLHLQGVSAKMGLDATRPVVYPAHVFTRVRIPGEDKVDLDALVAADNASFAAYLGADVGKRHD from the coding sequence ATGAATACACGCGATGCCGTCACGAACGGCACCTCTTCCTTGCCGTGGGCCCCGCAATCCGGCGTGCTGACGTTGCGCGACTGGCTCGCGCATCTCGCAAGAACGGATCGTCTGGCGACGATCGACAAGCCCGTCGCGCTCGAACATGAACTCGCCGCCATTGCCAAACGTCTCGACGGCGAGCAGGCCGCGTTTTTCACGAAGCCGGCTGGCCATGACATTCCGGTCGTGAGCGGCTTCATGTCAAAGCGCGCCTGGATTGCTGAAGCTATGGGCGTGGCTGAGTCTCAACTGCTGACGCGATTTCGCGAAGCGGCCGGGCAGCCGATTGCGTCGCAAGTCTTGCCGCGCGACGCTGCGCCGTGCCAGCAGGTGGTGCTGACGAAGGACATCGATCTGCGCGCGTTGCTCCCCATCCCCACGCACAGCGAACATGACAACGGCCCGTATATCACGGCAGGTCTCGTGATCGCGCGCAATCCGCGCACCGGCGTGCAGAACGTGTCGATCAACCGCATCCAGGTGCATGGCCCGGACCGCATGGCGATCCTGCTGCTGCCGCGTCATTTGTACGCGTTTCAAAAGGCGGCGGAAGAGGCGGGCGATGCGCTCGACGTGGCAGTCGCCATTGGCGTCGACCCGCTGACTATGCTCGCTTCGCAAGCAATTACTCCGATCGATCACGACGAGCTGGAAATCGCCGGCGCGCTGCACGGCATGCCGCTGCCGGTCGTCCAATGCGTGACGAACGGCGTGCGTGTGCCCGCGTTTGCAGAGATCGTGATCGAGGGCCGTATCCTGCCCAACGTGCGTGAGCCGGAAGGTCCGTTTGGCGAATTTCCTAAGTACTACAGCGCACGGGAAGCGCGTGAAGTGATCGAAGTCACTGCGCTCACGCACCGCGAGAAGCCGATTTTTCATACGATTGTGCCGGCGGAAATGGAGCATCTGCTGCTCGGCGCGATTCCGCGTGAGGCGACGCTGCTCGCTCACCTGCAGCGCAGCCATCCGGGTGTGAAGGACGTGCACCTTTCGGTAGGCGGCGTGTGCCGCTATCACCTGTGGATCCAGTTCGACAAGAAGCGGGAAGGCGAGGCGAAGAATGTGATCCTCTGCGCGTTCGGTGCGCATTACGACATCAAGCAGGTGGTGGTCGTCGATACCGATGTGGACCTGCACGATCCGGCGGAAATCGAATGGGCGGTGGCGACGCGTTTTCAGGCGGATCGCGATCTGGTGGTGATCGAGGGTGCACAAGGCTCGCCGCTCGATCCGTCCACCACGGTCGGCCAGCCCGAGGATGCGCCGCTTCATCTGCAAGGCGTGAGCGCGAAGATGGGGCTCGACGCCACGCGGCCGGTCGTGTATCCGGCGCACGTGTTCACCCGCGTGCGGATTCCCGGCGAGGACAAGGTCGATCTCGACGCGCTGGTTGCGGCGGACAACGCCAGCTTCGCTGCTTATCTGGGTGCTGACGTGGGCAAGCGCCATGACTGA
- a CDS encoding UbiX family flavin prenyltransferase has product MTERQRERIVVGLSGASGAVIGVRLLAALRRLGTHETHLIVSASGAVTAAQELGLSRSDLDGMADVVHNVRDIGASVASGSFLTSGMVIAPCSMKTLASVANGFADNLLTRAADVMLKERRRLVLVARETPLNLAHLRNMTLATEMGAIVMPPVPAFYAHPQTIDDVVDHTVGRILDLFGIEHREIAHRWSGLADEFAGRDEGTDR; this is encoded by the coding sequence ATGACTGAGCGTCAGCGCGAGCGCATTGTCGTTGGCCTCTCCGGGGCCAGCGGCGCGGTCATCGGCGTGCGCTTGCTCGCCGCGCTGCGCCGGCTTGGCACGCATGAGACCCATCTGATCGTGTCGGCCTCGGGCGCGGTGACGGCCGCGCAGGAGTTAGGTCTCAGCCGTAGCGACCTCGACGGCATGGCCGACGTGGTCCATAACGTGCGCGATATTGGCGCCTCGGTTGCGAGCGGCTCGTTCCTCACCTCCGGCATGGTGATTGCACCGTGTTCGATGAAAACGCTCGCGAGCGTCGCGAACGGTTTCGCCGACAACCTGCTGACGCGTGCCGCCGATGTCATGCTCAAGGAACGCCGCCGCCTCGTGCTGGTGGCGCGGGAAACGCCGTTGAACCTCGCCCATCTGCGCAACATGACACTCGCCACCGAGATGGGCGCGATCGTGATGCCGCCGGTCCCGGCGTTCTACGCGCACCCGCAGACTATCGATGATGTGGTCGATCACACGGTGGGGCGGATTCTGGATCTGTTCGGCATCGAGCATCGTGAGATCGCGCACCGCTGGAGCGGTCTCGCCGACGAATTTGCAGGCCGCGATGAGGGCACAGACCGATGA
- a CDS encoding AMP-binding protein, protein MLDLGRTFLQCVERSPNALALVDGELELTYAAWHRVILNVADGLREFGLARGDRLLAVLQNRWEMATLHWACQFAGIVIVPLNWRAKPEELDYCVTDAGVKAIVYEPVCADAVSQSPAAQRLPRIGLDEVPGCTATFDALLVERAHTGEAVHATADDYSLILYTSGTTGKAKGVPRRHRHERAAALAHVAQNLYRHGERTLGVMPLYHTMGVRSLLAMALVDGLFVCVRRWNARLALDSIAAYQLSCLYLVPTLYHDLLADPGFASTGTSTVTKLGFAGAPMSDGLLKRLQQAFKPELFVNHYGSSEVYTFSIEQDATRKPGCAGRAGINTRLRVVKLDARSPDQLARVHEEGQIVADLLGDEAFEGYWNRPDANAKSLHDGWYFTGDTGYFDADGELFVTGRVDDMIISGGENISPVDIESVLSLHPAVDEVAVTGIKDERWGQRVVAFIKRREYVDAQTLDAYCRTSDLVNFKRPRDYVFVDDIPKSPVGKILRRKLSAGEYVLDDREPVAQPVHTTKEYPK, encoded by the coding sequence ATGCTTGATCTCGGCCGCACGTTTCTGCAATGCGTTGAACGCAGTCCGAATGCGCTGGCGCTCGTGGATGGCGAACTGGAGCTAACGTACGCAGCGTGGCATCGCGTCATTCTCAACGTGGCCGACGGTCTGCGCGAGTTCGGTCTCGCACGCGGTGATCGTTTGCTGGCGGTGCTGCAAAACCGCTGGGAAATGGCGACGCTGCACTGGGCCTGCCAGTTCGCGGGCATCGTCATCGTGCCGCTGAACTGGCGCGCCAAGCCCGAAGAACTTGATTACTGCGTGACCGACGCGGGCGTCAAGGCTATCGTCTACGAGCCGGTATGCGCCGATGCGGTGAGCCAGAGTCCCGCCGCGCAGAGGCTGCCGCGAATCGGACTCGACGAGGTGCCCGGCTGCACGGCCACATTCGACGCGCTGCTCGTCGAGCGCGCACATACCGGCGAAGCGGTCCATGCCACCGCCGACGACTACTCGCTGATCCTCTATACCTCCGGCACGACCGGCAAGGCAAAAGGCGTGCCGCGCCGCCACCGGCATGAGCGTGCCGCGGCGCTTGCGCACGTTGCGCAGAACCTCTACCGGCATGGCGAACGCACGCTCGGCGTGATGCCGCTTTACCACACGATGGGCGTGCGCTCGCTGCTGGCGATGGCGCTGGTCGACGGCCTGTTCGTCTGCGTGCGCCGCTGGAACGCGCGTCTCGCGCTCGATTCGATCGCCGCTTACCAGCTCTCGTGTCTGTATCTCGTGCCGACGCTTTATCACGATCTGCTTGCCGATCCAGGCTTCGCCAGCACCGGAACATCCACGGTGACCAAGCTCGGCTTCGCTGGCGCGCCGATGAGCGACGGCCTGCTCAAGCGTCTGCAGCAGGCGTTCAAGCCCGAGCTGTTCGTCAATCACTACGGCTCGTCGGAGGTGTACACGTTCAGCATCGAACAGGACGCCACCAGGAAACCGGGCTGCGCAGGACGCGCCGGTATCAACACGCGCTTGCGGGTCGTGAAACTCGACGCACGCTCGCCGGACCAGCTCGCGCGAGTCCACGAAGAAGGCCAGATCGTCGCGGACCTGCTCGGCGACGAAGCCTTTGAGGGCTATTGGAACCGCCCCGACGCCAACGCGAAGTCGCTCCACGACGGTTGGTATTTCACCGGTGACACCGGCTATTTCGACGCCGACGGCGAGCTGTTCGTCACGGGCCGCGTCGACGACATGATCATCAGCGGCGGCGAAAACATTTCGCCGGTCGATATCGAGTCAGTGCTGTCGCTGCATCCGGCCGTCGACGAAGTCGCCGTGACCGGCATCAAGGACGAACGCTGGGGTCAGCGTGTGGTGGCTTTCATCAAGCGCCGCGAATACGTCGACGCCCAAACGCTCGACGCCTACTGCCGAACCTCTGATCTGGTCAATTTCAAACGGCCGCGCGACTACGTGTTTGTCGACGACATTCCGAAGTCGCCGGTAGGCAAGATTCTGCGCCGCAAGCTCTCTGCCGGCGAGTACGTGCTCGACGACCGCGAGCCCGTTGCACAACCTGTTCATACCACCAAGGAGTATCCGAAATGA
- a CDS encoding (2Fe-2S)-binding protein: MSKASSNTLRQGETQRVALTLNGRVRSGLCETRDLLSDFIRHELGATGTHVGCEHGVCGACTVHIDGVAARSCLMLAVQVQGRRVDTVEGLAPDQTLGDLQQAFQRHHALQCGFCTAGILMSCADYLQRVPDPTEEQVREMLSGHLCRCTGYTPIIAAVLDVAARRKQRNESPEAVHA, encoded by the coding sequence GTGAGCAAGGCATCAAGCAATACCCTGCGGCAGGGCGAAACGCAGCGCGTCGCGCTGACGCTCAATGGCCGCGTACGCAGCGGTCTGTGCGAGACGCGCGACCTGCTGTCGGATTTCATCCGCCACGAACTGGGTGCGACCGGCACCCACGTCGGCTGCGAACATGGGGTGTGCGGGGCGTGTACGGTACATATCGATGGCGTCGCGGCGCGTTCGTGCCTGATGCTGGCCGTGCAGGTGCAAGGGCGGCGTGTCGATACCGTGGAGGGCCTCGCGCCCGACCAGACGCTCGGCGATCTGCAGCAGGCCTTCCAGCGGCATCACGCGTTACAGTGCGGGTTTTGCACGGCGGGCATTCTGATGTCGTGCGCGGACTATCTGCAACGTGTGCCGGATCCGACTGAGGAACAGGTGCGCGAGATGCTCTCAGGCCATCTGTGCCGCTGTACGGGCTATACGCCGATCATCGCGGCCGTGCTGGACGTAGCTGCGCGCCGCAAGCAGCGCAACGAAAGTCCGGAGGCCGTCCATGCTTGA
- a CDS encoding enoyl-CoA hydratase/isomerase family protein has product MTDLTHRGQTLLQELDGFSIEIDAARERADIILHRPPFNVISMHARDQLRAAFEALDEDERVRVIVVRAIGEHFSSGGDIKGFLEASPEHVSKLAWNIAAPSRCSKPVIAANRGFCFGVGFELSLACDFRIATDTTFYALPEQKLGQIPGSGGSARLQQMVGIGRTKDIVMRSRRIPGKQAYEWGIAVECVPDAQLEAATDALVDELRAFSPLAQRTAKKLLNDTEDAPLSIAIELEGHCYSRLRTSDDFREGVEAFHGKRKPVFRGS; this is encoded by the coding sequence ATGACTGACTTGACCCATCGCGGCCAGACGCTGCTTCAGGAGCTCGATGGCTTCTCGATCGAGATCGATGCCGCACGTGAGCGCGCCGACATCATCCTGCATCGCCCGCCGTTCAACGTCATTTCAATGCATGCCCGCGACCAGTTGCGCGCCGCGTTCGAAGCGCTCGATGAAGACGAGCGCGTGCGGGTGATCGTCGTACGCGCCATTGGCGAACACTTCTCTAGTGGCGGCGATATCAAGGGCTTTCTCGAAGCATCGCCGGAACATGTGTCGAAATTGGCATGGAATATCGCAGCGCCTTCCCGGTGCTCGAAACCTGTGATCGCAGCGAACCGCGGTTTCTGCTTTGGTGTGGGCTTCGAATTGTCGCTGGCGTGCGATTTCCGTATCGCCACGGATACGACGTTCTACGCGTTGCCGGAGCAGAAGCTCGGCCAGATTCCGGGCTCGGGCGGCTCCGCGCGTCTGCAGCAGATGGTCGGCATTGGCCGCACCAAAGACATCGTGATGCGCTCGCGTCGCATTCCCGGCAAGCAAGCTTACGAGTGGGGTATCGCCGTGGAGTGCGTGCCCGATGCACAACTCGAAGCGGCAACCGACGCACTCGTCGATGAGTTGCGCGCTTTCTCGCCGCTGGCACAACGTACCGCGAAGAAGCTCCTGAACGACACCGAAGACGCGCCGCTGTCCATCGCAATCGAACTGGAAGGGCATTGCTATAGCCGTCTGCGCACCTCCGACGATTTCCGCGAGGGCGTTGAAGCGTTTCATGGCAAGCGCAAGCCGGTGTTTCGCGGAAGCTAA
- a CDS encoding xanthine dehydrogenase family protein molybdopterin-binding subunit — protein sequence MNQRDTAFAEIKPRTPAEAKEAAPGAAPRRHVGRPMQRLEDPAILTGRGRYGDDIGVKPGTLHAAILRSPHAHAELAAIRTEDALKHPGVRAVLTRDDLRAWSRPFVVGVKSPMEQWSLAMDRVRYVGEPVAVVLAESRALAEDALDLIRVDYTLLDPVTSIEQAASDGAPILHERVGTNVISDRHFRYGDPEAAFEKAPHRVKLEAHYPRNSCAPIECGVVIAEFLSGNEGYDVTSNFMGPFSLHAVMAMALNVPANRLRHKAPRDSGGSFGVKQAVFPYVVLMCLASRKAGAPVKWVEDRLEHLSAATSATARFSTLEAAVENDGRIIALSYDQLEDCGAYLRAPEPATFYRMHGCLTGAYAIPNLLVRNRVVLTNKTPTGLVRGFGGPQVYFALERLIQRIALTLKLDVLEVYRRNFVAADAFPYRAAAGALLDSGNYQEALRRALSEGGYDELVARREAARKEGRLYGIGFAAIVEPSVSNMGYITTVMPAEARKKAGPKSGAIASATVSVDLLGGVVVTVASTPAGQGHMTVCAQVVADVLGIEPQDIVVNVEFDTYKDAWSVAAGNYSSRFAGAVAGTVHLAAVRVRDKLARIVANQYGCTTDEVCFEGRRIYVKGAEDKAMPFGRVASNAPHWAPALLPEGEEPGLRETVFWTPENMDAPDENDRINTSAAYGFAFDLCGVEIDSATGRIRIDRYVTAHDAGKLLNPALADGQIRGAFAQGLGAALMEEFRYGADGSFQSGTLADYLMPTTCEVPDLVIVHLETPSPFTPLGAKGLGEGNNMSTPPCIANAVADALGVEDIRLPLTPSKVMALIGIDDPEPSRPELREAPATKPAVPGGGKALTAQGTVDLPATPEAIFAVLMDPNALAKVIPGCHALESTGTNQYRADVTVGVGMIKARFEAQIGLSDLDPPHRLTLAGAGISPLGSARGNGLIELTATAQGTRLSYDYEAQVSGKVAAVGGRMLEGAAKVVLRQLFESLGRQASGKPLKMSGSWLSRLLAIFRRTT from the coding sequence ATGAACCAGCGCGATACGGCGTTCGCCGAAATCAAGCCGCGGACGCCGGCCGAAGCGAAAGAAGCGGCTCCGGGCGCAGCACCACGGCGGCACGTCGGCCGCCCGATGCAGCGCCTCGAGGACCCCGCGATCCTGACAGGCCGCGGCCGTTATGGCGACGACATCGGCGTGAAGCCTGGCACCCTGCACGCCGCGATCTTGCGTTCACCGCATGCGCATGCCGAACTTGCTGCAATCCGCACCGAAGACGCATTGAAGCACCCGGGCGTGCGAGCTGTGCTGACCCGCGATGATCTGCGCGCATGGTCGCGGCCGTTCGTCGTCGGCGTGAAGTCGCCCATGGAGCAATGGTCGCTGGCGATGGACCGCGTGCGTTACGTCGGCGAACCGGTGGCCGTCGTGCTGGCGGAATCGCGTGCGCTGGCGGAAGACGCACTCGACCTGATCAGGGTCGACTACACGCTGCTCGATCCGGTGACGTCAATCGAACAGGCGGCCAGCGACGGCGCTCCCATTCTGCACGAGCGCGTCGGTACCAATGTGATCAGCGATCGCCACTTCCGCTATGGCGACCCGGAGGCCGCGTTCGAGAAGGCGCCGCACCGGGTGAAGCTGGAGGCGCATTATCCACGCAACAGTTGTGCGCCGATTGAGTGCGGTGTGGTGATTGCCGAGTTCCTGTCAGGCAACGAAGGCTACGACGTCACATCGAATTTCATGGGACCGTTCTCACTGCACGCGGTCATGGCGATGGCGCTGAATGTACCGGCGAACCGGCTGCGTCACAAGGCGCCGCGCGACTCGGGCGGCAGCTTCGGCGTGAAGCAGGCGGTGTTTCCCTATGTAGTCCTGATGTGCCTCGCCTCGCGCAAGGCCGGCGCGCCGGTGAAGTGGGTCGAGGACCGGCTCGAACATCTGAGCGCGGCCACCTCGGCGACGGCGCGCTTTTCGACACTCGAAGCTGCCGTGGAAAACGACGGCAGGATCATCGCGCTCTCCTACGACCAGCTTGAAGACTGCGGCGCCTATCTGCGCGCGCCGGAACCCGCGACGTTCTACCGGATGCACGGTTGCCTGACCGGCGCCTACGCGATCCCGAACCTGCTGGTGCGCAATCGTGTCGTGCTAACCAACAAGACACCTACGGGGCTCGTGCGCGGCTTCGGCGGCCCGCAGGTGTATTTTGCGCTGGAGCGGTTGATACAACGGATTGCGCTCACGTTGAAACTCGATGTGCTGGAGGTCTACCGGCGCAATTTTGTCGCGGCGGATGCGTTCCCTTATCGCGCTGCGGCCGGTGCGTTGCTCGACTCGGGCAACTATCAGGAGGCGCTACGTCGCGCGTTGTCGGAGGGCGGCTACGACGAGCTCGTCGCGCGCCGTGAAGCAGCCCGCAAGGAGGGTCGCCTCTACGGCATCGGTTTTGCGGCGATCGTCGAGCCGTCAGTATCGAACATGGGATACATCACTACAGTGATGCCCGCCGAGGCCCGCAAGAAGGCGGGGCCGAAGAGCGGCGCGATTGCGAGCGCGACGGTGAGCGTCGATCTGCTTGGCGGTGTGGTGGTCACCGTGGCGTCCACGCCGGCCGGGCAAGGGCATATGACGGTCTGCGCGCAGGTTGTCGCGGACGTGCTCGGCATCGAGCCGCAAGACATCGTTGTCAACGTCGAGTTCGATACGTACAAGGATGCCTGGTCGGTTGCAGCGGGCAATTATTCGAGCCGTTTTGCGGGCGCGGTGGCCGGTACGGTTCATCTCGCTGCCGTGAGGGTGCGCGACAAGCTGGCGCGGATCGTCGCTAACCAGTACGGCTGCACGACCGATGAGGTGTGTTTCGAAGGCAGACGTATCTATGTGAAAGGCGCCGAAGACAAGGCGATGCCGTTCGGCCGTGTCGCCAGCAATGCGCCGCATTGGGCGCCCGCTCTATTGCCGGAAGGCGAGGAGCCGGGACTGCGCGAAACCGTGTTCTGGACGCCGGAAAACATGGACGCGCCCGACGAAAACGATCGCATCAATACTTCGGCAGCCTATGGTTTTGCCTTTGATTTGTGCGGCGTCGAAATCGATAGCGCCACCGGCCGGATCCGCATCGACCGTTACGTGACGGCGCACGACGCCGGCAAGCTGCTCAACCCCGCGCTCGCCGACGGCCAGATTCGCGGCGCGTTCGCTCAAGGGCTGGGCGCGGCGCTGATGGAGGAGTTTCGTTATGGAGCAGACGGCAGCTTCCAGTCAGGCACGCTCGCCGATTATCTGATGCCCACCACCTGCGAGGTGCCAGATCTGGTCATCGTGCATCTGGAAACGCCGTCGCCGTTCACGCCGCTTGGCGCGAAAGGGCTCGGCGAAGGCAACAACATGAGCACGCCGCCGTGCATTGCCAACGCGGTAGCCGATGCGCTCGGTGTGGAGGACATCCGTTTGCCGCTCACGCCATCGAAAGTGATGGCGTTGATCGGCATCGACGATCCCGAACCATCGCGACCGGAGCTCCGCGAGGCGCCTGCCACGAAACCGGCCGTGCCGGGTGGCGGCAAGGCACTGACCGCGCAGGGCACGGTAGATCTACCCGCTACGCCCGAGGCAATCTTCGCGGTGCTGATGGATCCGAATGCGCTCGCCAAAGTGATCCCGGGCTGTCATGCGCTGGAGTCGACGGGCACCAACCAGTACCGCGCGGATGTCACTGTTGGGGTGGGCATGATCAAGGCACGCTTCGAGGCGCAAATCGGGCTATCGGATCTCGATCCGCCGCATCGGCTGACACTGGCCGGCGCGGGAATCTCGCCGCTAGGCAGCGCACGCGGCAACGGCCTGATCGAACTGACGGCGACCGCGCAAGGCACGCGGCTTTCGTACGACTACGAAGCGCAGGTGTCGGGCAAAGTCGCAGCGGTCGGCGGCCGCATGCTCGAGGGCGCGGCGAAGGTCGTGTTGCGCCAATTGTTCGAATCGCTTGGACGTCAGGCGTCGGGAAAGCCTCTGAAAATGAGCGGATCGTGGCTGTCGCGCCTGTTGGCGATCTTCAGGAGAACGACATGA
- a CDS encoding GMC family oxidoreductase, translated as MERFDYVIVGGGSAGCVLAHRLSAVSSVRVALIEAGVDTPPGAEPAEILDSYPMPVFCGDTYIWPDLKARATRQAAPRVYEQGRVMGGGSSINVQSANRGLPRDYDDWAANGAPGWAWRDVLPYFCKLECDENFPQSALHGSEGPIAIRRIMPEDWPPFCHAFADGLRANGFPTLQDQNGEFGDGLFPGAFSNRHDKRVSAAAGYLDAPTRKRSNLSIYAQLRVERIVMDGAAAQGVIAVAENGERLRFDAGEVVLCAGALQSPALLMRAGIGEQGALASLGIECVVNLLGVGRNLQDHPSLTFCHFLERGFRMPLARRRASMTAARFTSGVVDCEASDLYLSSATRAAWHALGNRLGLFFLWCNRPYSRGHVQLVSPDPAVAPHVELNLLDDERDLARLAAGVRMLAKVVAASGLSQDQRDFFPATFSPRVKALSRVGKSNAMLTSLASLLLDTPAPIRRVLIERFFSRGQQMAALLVDEHILHDFIRANVFGVWHASGTCRMGEAGERSAVTDTEGRVHGAQRLRVVDASLMPRLPSANTNIPTIMIAEKIADAMVMKRCQRGERDTVPTAASPC; from the coding sequence ATGGAGCGTTTCGATTACGTGATCGTCGGCGGCGGCTCCGCCGGATGCGTGCTCGCGCATCGGCTCTCGGCCGTGTCGTCGGTTCGGGTCGCGTTGATCGAGGCGGGCGTGGATACGCCGCCGGGCGCCGAGCCCGCGGAGATTCTCGACAGTTATCCGATGCCGGTTTTCTGCGGCGATACGTATATCTGGCCCGATCTGAAAGCGCGTGCCACCCGGCAAGCCGCGCCGCGCGTCTATGAACAGGGCCGCGTAATGGGCGGCGGATCGAGCATCAATGTGCAATCGGCCAACCGCGGCCTGCCGCGCGATTACGACGACTGGGCTGCGAACGGTGCGCCGGGCTGGGCTTGGCGGGACGTCCTGCCGTATTTCTGCAAGCTCGAATGCGACGAGAATTTTCCGCAAAGTGCCTTGCACGGCAGCGAGGGTCCGATAGCGATTCGCCGCATCATGCCGGAGGATTGGCCGCCGTTCTGTCATGCGTTTGCCGATGGCCTGCGTGCCAATGGCTTCCCCACCTTGCAGGATCAGAACGGCGAGTTCGGCGATGGACTGTTTCCGGGCGCCTTTTCGAACCGGCACGACAAGCGCGTGTCTGCGGCGGCGGGCTATCTCGACGCGCCAACGCGCAAGCGGTCCAATCTGAGCATCTATGCCCAGTTACGCGTCGAGCGCATCGTGATGGATGGGGCAGCGGCGCAAGGAGTGATCGCGGTGGCAGAGAACGGCGAACGCCTGCGCTTCGATGCCGGTGAGGTTGTGTTGTGCGCCGGGGCATTGCAATCGCCCGCGCTGTTGATGCGTGCCGGAATCGGCGAGCAGGGCGCGCTTGCTTCGCTCGGCATTGAATGCGTGGTCAATCTGCTTGGCGTCGGCCGCAATCTGCAGGATCATCCGTCGTTGACCTTTTGCCATTTTCTCGAGCGCGGCTTCCGCATGCCGCTCGCGAGACGCCGGGCGAGTATGACGGCGGCCCGCTTTACCTCGGGCGTGGTGGATTGCGAGGCCTCCGACCTGTATCTGTCGAGCGCGACGCGTGCCGCTTGGCATGCATTGGGTAACCGGCTCGGCCTGTTTTTCCTGTGGTGCAATCGTCCGTATTCGCGCGGTCATGTTCAACTGGTGTCGCCCGATCCGGCAGTCGCGCCGCACGTCGAGCTCAATCTGCTCGATGACGAGCGCGATCTCGCACGGCTCGCCGCGGGAGTGCGCATGCTGGCGAAAGTGGTCGCAGCGTCGGGACTGAGTCAGGATCAGCGCGACTTTTTCCCCGCCACTTTTTCGCCGCGTGTGAAGGCATTGAGCCGCGTCGGCAAAAGCAACGCCATGCTGACCTCGCTCGCGAGCCTGTTGCTCGACACACCTGCACCGATCCGCCGTGTGCTGATTGAACGCTTCTTTTCCCGTGGCCAGCAGATGGCCGCGCTGCTAGTCGACGAGCACATTCTGCACGATTTCATTCGCGCCAACGTGTTCGGCGTGTGGCACGCGAGCGGCACCTGCCGCATGGGCGAGGCCGGCGAACGGAGCGCCGTCACCGACACCGAAGGCCGTGTACACGGCGCGCAACGATTGCGCGTCGTCGATGCGTCGCTGATGCCGCGCCTGCCGTCGGCCAATACGAACATTCCGACCATCATGATCGCCGAGAAGATTGCCGACGCGATGGTCATGAAGCGATGCCAGCGCGGAGAGCGGGATACGGTCCCGACTGCGGCGTCGCCTTGCTGA